The Tenebrio molitor chromosome 3, icTenMoli1.1, whole genome shotgun sequence genome contains a region encoding:
- the wap gene encoding DDB1- and CUL4-associated factor 7 isoform X2 — translation MSLVEMAHSGVVPAGKRKEIYKYIAPWPLFSMNWSVRPDKRFRLALGSFVEEYNNKVQIVSLDEDSSEFSPKSTFDHPYPTTKIMWIPDSKGVYPDLLSTSGDYLRVWRAGEPDTRLECVLNNNKNSDFCAPLTSFDWNEVDPNLVGTSSIDTTCTIWGLETGQIIGRVNLVSGHVKTQLIAHDKEVYDIAFSRAGGGRDMFASVGADGSVRMFDLRHLEHSTIIYEDPAHTPLLRLAWNKQDPNYLATIAMDACEVIILDVRVPCTPVARLNNHRACVNGIAWAPHSSCHICTAGDDHQALIWDIQQMPRAIEDPILAYTAAEGEVNQIQWGATQPDWIAICYNKCLEILRV, via the exons ATGAG TCTTGTAGAAATGGCTCATTCCGGCGTAGTGCCTGCtggtaaaagaaaagaaatttacaaatatatagcGCCATGGCCATTGTTCAGTATGAATTGGTCAGTACGACCTGACAAACGGTTTCGTCTAGCTCTCGGTAGTTTTGTTGAGGAATATAACAATAAAGTACAAATCGTGTCATTAGACGAGGACAGTAGTGAATTCTCGCCTAAAAGTACTTTTGATCATCCTTATCCGACAACTAAAATAATGTGGATACCAGATAGCAAAGGTGTTTACCCTGATCTATTGTCTACCAG TGGGGATTATTTACGCGTTTGGAGAGCTGGTGAACCTGACACGCGCTTAGAATGCGTTTTGAACAACAACAAGAATTCTGATTTTTGCGCTCCCCTAACTAGTTTTGACTGGAATGAAGTTGATCCCAACTTAGTGGGAACCTCATCTATAGACACCACCTGTACAATCTGGGGTTTAGAAACCGGTCAAATTATTGGACGCGTAAATCTGGTATCGGGTCACGTCAAAACACAACTCATTGCACATGACAAAGAAGTATATGACATCGCTTTCTCACGAGCCGGAGGAGGTCGCGATATGTTCGCATCAGTTGGGGCGGATGGTTCAGTCAGGATGTTTGATCTAAGACATCTGGAACACTCCACGATAATTTATGAAGATCCAGCCCACACACCGCTTTTACGTCTGGCTTGGAACAAACAAGATCCCAATTATTTAGCGACCATCGCAATGGATGCTTGCGAAGTCATTATATTAGATGTGAGAGTTCCTTGCACCCCTGTAGCTAGACTAAATAATCATCGCGCGTGCGTCAATGGAATCGCTTGGGCACCGCATTCCAGTTGCCACATTTGTACCGCTGGAGATGACCACCAAGCTTTGATTTGGGACATTCAACAGATGCCAAGAGCCATCGAGGATCCAATTTTGGCTTACACGGCGGCCGAAGGCGAAGTGAATCAAATACAATGGGGCGCGACGCAACCCGATTGGATCGCCATCTGCTACAACAAGTGTTTAGAAATATTAAGAgtttaa
- the wap gene encoding DDB1- and CUL4-associated factor 7 isoform X3: MAHSGVVPAGKRKEIYKYIAPWPLFSMNWSVRPDKRFRLALGSFVEEYNNKVQIVSLDEDSSEFSPKSTFDHPYPTTKIMWIPDSKGVYPDLLSTSGDYLRVWRAGEPDTRLECVLNNNKNSDFCAPLTSFDWNEVDPNLVGTSSIDTTCTIWGLETGQIIGRVNLVSGHVKTQLIAHDKEVYDIAFSRAGGGRDMFASVGADGSVRMFDLRHLEHSTIIYEDPAHTPLLRLAWNKQDPNYLATIAMDACEVIILDVRVPCTPVARLNNHRACVNGIAWAPHSSCHICTAGDDHQALIWDIQQMPRAIEDPILAYTAAEGEVNQIQWGATQPDWIAICYNKCLEILRV; this comes from the exons ATGGCTCATTCCGGCGTAGTGCCTGCtggtaaaagaaaagaaatttacaaatatatagcGCCATGGCCATTGTTCAGTATGAATTGGTCAGTACGACCTGACAAACGGTTTCGTCTAGCTCTCGGTAGTTTTGTTGAGGAATATAACAATAAAGTACAAATCGTGTCATTAGACGAGGACAGTAGTGAATTCTCGCCTAAAAGTACTTTTGATCATCCTTATCCGACAACTAAAATAATGTGGATACCAGATAGCAAAGGTGTTTACCCTGATCTATTGTCTACCAG TGGGGATTATTTACGCGTTTGGAGAGCTGGTGAACCTGACACGCGCTTAGAATGCGTTTTGAACAACAACAAGAATTCTGATTTTTGCGCTCCCCTAACTAGTTTTGACTGGAATGAAGTTGATCCCAACTTAGTGGGAACCTCATCTATAGACACCACCTGTACAATCTGGGGTTTAGAAACCGGTCAAATTATTGGACGCGTAAATCTGGTATCGGGTCACGTCAAAACACAACTCATTGCACATGACAAAGAAGTATATGACATCGCTTTCTCACGAGCCGGAGGAGGTCGCGATATGTTCGCATCAGTTGGGGCGGATGGTTCAGTCAGGATGTTTGATCTAAGACATCTGGAACACTCCACGATAATTTATGAAGATCCAGCCCACACACCGCTTTTACGTCTGGCTTGGAACAAACAAGATCCCAATTATTTAGCGACCATCGCAATGGATGCTTGCGAAGTCATTATATTAGATGTGAGAGTTCCTTGCACCCCTGTAGCTAGACTAAATAATCATCGCGCGTGCGTCAATGGAATCGCTTGGGCACCGCATTCCAGTTGCCACATTTGTACCGCTGGAGATGACCACCAAGCTTTGATTTGGGACATTCAACAGATGCCAAGAGCCATCGAGGATCCAATTTTGGCTTACACGGCGGCCGAAGGCGAAGTGAATCAAATACAATGGGGCGCGACGCAACCCGATTGGATCGCCATCTGCTACAACAAGTGTTTAGAAATATTAAGAgtttaa
- the wap gene encoding DDB1- and CUL4-associated factor 7 isoform X1 yields the protein MLSLAKTSSNYKSSLVEMAHSGVVPAGKRKEIYKYIAPWPLFSMNWSVRPDKRFRLALGSFVEEYNNKVQIVSLDEDSSEFSPKSTFDHPYPTTKIMWIPDSKGVYPDLLSTSGDYLRVWRAGEPDTRLECVLNNNKNSDFCAPLTSFDWNEVDPNLVGTSSIDTTCTIWGLETGQIIGRVNLVSGHVKTQLIAHDKEVYDIAFSRAGGGRDMFASVGADGSVRMFDLRHLEHSTIIYEDPAHTPLLRLAWNKQDPNYLATIAMDACEVIILDVRVPCTPVARLNNHRACVNGIAWAPHSSCHICTAGDDHQALIWDIQQMPRAIEDPILAYTAAEGEVNQIQWGATQPDWIAICYNKCLEILRV from the exons ATGTTGAGTTTAGCTAAGACAAGTTCAAACTACAAAAGCAGTCTTGTAGAAATGGCTCATTCCGGCGTAGTGCCTGCtggtaaaagaaaagaaatttacaaatatatagcGCCATGGCCATTGTTCAGTATGAATTGGTCAGTACGACCTGACAAACGGTTTCGTCTAGCTCTCGGTAGTTTTGTTGAGGAATATAACAATAAAGTACAAATCGTGTCATTAGACGAGGACAGTAGTGAATTCTCGCCTAAAAGTACTTTTGATCATCCTTATCCGACAACTAAAATAATGTGGATACCAGATAGCAAAGGTGTTTACCCTGATCTATTGTCTACCAG TGGGGATTATTTACGCGTTTGGAGAGCTGGTGAACCTGACACGCGCTTAGAATGCGTTTTGAACAACAACAAGAATTCTGATTTTTGCGCTCCCCTAACTAGTTTTGACTGGAATGAAGTTGATCCCAACTTAGTGGGAACCTCATCTATAGACACCACCTGTACAATCTGGGGTTTAGAAACCGGTCAAATTATTGGACGCGTAAATCTGGTATCGGGTCACGTCAAAACACAACTCATTGCACATGACAAAGAAGTATATGACATCGCTTTCTCACGAGCCGGAGGAGGTCGCGATATGTTCGCATCAGTTGGGGCGGATGGTTCAGTCAGGATGTTTGATCTAAGACATCTGGAACACTCCACGATAATTTATGAAGATCCAGCCCACACACCGCTTTTACGTCTGGCTTGGAACAAACAAGATCCCAATTATTTAGCGACCATCGCAATGGATGCTTGCGAAGTCATTATATTAGATGTGAGAGTTCCTTGCACCCCTGTAGCTAGACTAAATAATCATCGCGCGTGCGTCAATGGAATCGCTTGGGCACCGCATTCCAGTTGCCACATTTGTACCGCTGGAGATGACCACCAAGCTTTGATTTGGGACATTCAACAGATGCCAAGAGCCATCGAGGATCCAATTTTGGCTTACACGGCGGCCGAAGGCGAAGTGAATCAAATACAATGGGGCGCGACGCAACCCGATTGGATCGCCATCTGCTACAACAAGTGTTTAGAAATATTAAGAgtttaa
- the LOC138126163 gene encoding nitric oxide-associated protein 1 has protein sequence MACLLKFPNLKTLRLARCYGTIFKTKLYVKTSLISDGEPVNKLIKKWAPKLIYNSVIEKKILKIQHNSRSKKSQNTYDSAEPLPISLKYISDEITCEPDEITCESDQNLNETVGYKKFIDFPYNKSYSVCETETLLSQNGDKNSADVAAKARDEVQKRYELQKELKNWMVTYDNYDDSCLSEENENLDMNDWRINYGTPDPKTEVSHVPCGGCGALLHCKDTAIPGYIPSEIFKNRLSKGGAILEAIVCQRCHFLKSYNLALQVQVTPEDYPKVLSTISEKQGLVILMVDLLDFPCSIWPGIGEIFGSKTPIIVVGNKVDLLPQDNKAFLQHVKMTLLNNVKLQGFATFNIKDVALISAKTGFGVEELITRLYGLYQFKGDVYIVGCTNVGKSTLFNAFLQSDYCKTQAVDLIQRATTSVWPGTTLNLLKFPIKRPAGFRQYLRHKRLEMMEQVQAEESRLRKEQLRVTQNPKYASLMGHIDITRNPYTQIDEPNDLFGVQGNANEGGMLKMGINERSVEYAFSKWCYDTPGVVQPDQIIHLLTTEELVLTLPKELILPRTFCIKPNSTVFIGGLARLDYVDGSGSVRLTIFSAKELPITVCDTQDAKDIYQELLGSDLFNVPKGNNERISKWPGLELAKNFTITGEIWHKSSNDVVMSSAGWIAVAGRKGLQYKFAAWTPEKRGVYIRECLLPHAVSLMGKRIKRSVAYNKFKFYLK, from the exons ATGGcttgtttgttaaaatttcCTAACCTCAAAACATTAAGGCTTGCTCGTTGTTACggtactatttttaaaacaaaactgtATGTTAAGACATCTTTAATAAGTGACGGTGAACCAGTGAACAAACTAATAAAAAAGTGGGcaccaaaattaatttacaatagTGTCATTGagaagaaaatattaaaaatccaACACAACAGCAGATCAAAAAAGTCTCAAAACACCTACGACAGTGCTGAGCCTTTACCAATaagtttaaaatatatttctgATGAAATAACATGTGAACCTGATGAAATAACATGTGAATCAGATCAAAATCTAAATGAAACTGTtggttataaaaaattcattgatttTCCCTATAACAAGAGTTATTCTGTTTGTGAAACAGAAACATTATTGTCACAAAATGGTGATAAAAATTCGGCAGATGTCGCCGCCAAAGCCAGGGACGAAGTACAAAAACGGTATGAGTTGCAGAAAGAACTAAAAAATTGGATGGTAACATATGACAACTATGATGATAGTTGTTTGAGTGAAGAAAATGAGAATTTGGACATGAATGATTGGAGAATAAATTATGGTACCCCAGATCCCAAAACTGAAGTCAGTCATGTACCTTGCGGGGGTTGTGGGGCTCTGTTACACTGTAAAGATACTGCCATTCCTGGTTACATACCTTCTGAAATTTTTAAGAATCGCTTATCTAAGGGAGGTGCAATTTTAGAAGCTATAGTTTGCCAAAGATGTCATTTTCTCAAGTCTTATAATTTGGCGCTTCAAGTGCAGGTCACTCCAGAAGACTATCCAAAAGTGTTGTCAACAATTAGCGAAAAACAAGGTTTGGTGATTTTAATGGTTGATTTACTTGATTTTCCTTGTTCTATTTGGCCGGGAATCGGGGAAATATTCGGGAGTAAAACGCCGATAATCGTCGTGGGTAAtaaagtcgatttattaccgCAGGATAACAAAGCGTTTTTGCAACAtgtaaaaatgacacttttgAATAATGTTAAATTGCAAGGTTTTGCTACTTTTAACATCAAGGACGTCGCTTTAATTTCGGCAAAAACCGGATTCGGTGTTGAGGAACTAATCACGCGACTTTACGGTCTGTACCAATTTAAGGGAGATGTGTATATTGTAGGTTGCACAAACGTAGGTAAATCCACATTGTTTAATGCATTTCTTCAATCGGATTATTGTAAAACGCAAGCGGTAGATTTGATACAAAGAGCGACAACTAGCGTATGGCCGGGAACAactctgaatttattaaaatttccgataaaaagaCCCGCAGGCTTTCGTCAGTATCTACGCCataaaagactggagatgatGGAGCAAGTGCAAGCTGAAGAAAGTCGTTTAAGGAAGGAACAACTGCGGGTAACACAAAATCCGAAATACGCTTCTTTAATGGGACACATTGACATAACGAGAAATCCTTACACTCAAATCGACGAACCAAATGATTTATTTGGAGTGCAAGGAAATGCAAACGAAGGAGGGATGTTGAAAATGGGAATCAACGAAAGGAGCGTGGAATACGCCTTCAGCAAGTGGTGCTATGATACTCCTGGAGTGGTTCAACCTGATCAAATCATTCACCTTTTAACCACTGAAGAATTAGTTTTGACACTGCCAAAAGAACTTATTTTACCGAGAACATTTTGCATTAAACCTAATTCTACCGTCTTCATTGGCGGCCTGGCTAGGTTGGATTATGTTGATGGATCAGGTTCAGTTCGCCTGACAATATTTTCCGCAAAGGAACTACCAATCACAGTATGCGACACACAAGATGCGAAAGACATTTACCAAGAGTTACTAGGAAGTGACTTATTTAATGTACCAAAGGGAAATAACGAGAGAATTTCAAAATGGCCGGGGCTAGAACTAGCGAAAAACTTCACAATAACAGGTGAAATCTGGCATAAATCATCAAATGACGTTGTAATGTCGAGCGCTG GTTGGATAGCCGTGGCAGGGAGGAAAGGTCTACAATATAAGTTTGCAGCGTGGACACCAGAAAAACGTGGAGTGTATATTAGAGAATGTCTACTTCCTCACGCCGTAAGTTTAATGGGCAAAAGAATAAAGCGAAGTGTGGcatataataaatttaaattttacttaaaataa
- the eIF3g1 gene encoding eukaryotic translation initiation factor 3 subunit G, with the protein MPVAEEVKSSWADEVELEGGSLPPPTEVFDNGLKIVTEYSYNDEDKKVKIVRTYKIEKRVVSKSIALRKTWKKFGESANDKPGPNPATTIVAEDVYMQYITSKEEDNKQEDEGLDKLKALGDKNVVKCRTCSGDHWTSKCPWKDTMLAGGKVPDDKKGPAIGGPSVSSDGNKAGGSKYIPPSMRDGAAKRTDSLNVARRDDATAIRITNLSESTTETDLEDLVKPFGPIQKLYLAKDKQAGFCKGFAYIHFKFRNDAAKAIAMLNGHGYDHLILTVDWSKPHPN; encoded by the exons ATGCCTGTAGCAGAAGAAGTGAAGTCCAGTTGGGCCGACGAAGTTGAATTAGAAGGTGGATCGCTTCCTCCTCCGACAGAAGTGTTCGACAACGGCTTGAAAATTGTAACTGAATACTCGTACAATGACGAGGACAAAAAAGTGAAAATCGTCCGTACGTATAAGATTGAGAAGCGTGTCGTATCGAAATCGATTGCGTTAAGGAAAACTTGGAAGAAATTCGGTGAGAGCGCCAACGATAAACCAGGACCGAACCCAGCGACTACCATCGTAGCGGAAGACGTCTACATGCAGTACATAACAAGCAAGGAGGAGGACAACAAACAGGAGGATGAAGGACTCGATAAACTTAAAG CTCTTGGAGACAAGAACGTCGTAAAATGTAGAACCTGTAGTGGTGACCATTGGACTTCAAAGTGTCCTTGGAAGGACACTATGTTGGCTGGAGGCAAAGTGCCTGATGACAAAAAGGGACCGGCGATCGGAGGGCCATCTGTCAGTTCAGATGGAAACAAAGCCGGTGGTTCCAAATACATTCCTCCAAGCATGCGCGATGGAGCCGCCAAAAGAACGGACAGTCTCAACGTGGCAAGAAGAGACGACGCAACCGCGATTCGCATCACCAATCTCAGCGAATCCACCACTGAGACGGATCTGGAAGATCTCGTTAAACCTTTTGGacccattcaaaaattgtatttgGCTAAAGATAAGCAAGCAGGGTTTTGCAAAGGGTTTGCTTACATTCACTTTAAATTTCGAAATGACGCTGCTAAGGCAATCGCCATGCTTAATGGACATGGTTATGATCATCTTATTCTTACAGTGGACTGGTCCAAGCCCCatccaaattaa
- the LOC138126173 gene encoding retinol dehydrogenase 14, whose protein sequence is MNGKTVVITGGNGGIGKETSKEIARRGARVILACRNLETAKKARDEIVAETNNQNVIVKKLDLSSQESIREFAAEIIRSEPRLDVLLHNAGMAANKIQMTEDNIELTMATNHFGPFLLTHLLIDLLKKSAPSRVVVVASELYRLVSLNLDNINPTRTWFVPRLYYISKYANICFTKELARQLDGTGVTANCLHPGLVDTGIWESAPAVFRWPLKLVVKTLFKTPVQGCKTSVYVACSEEVEGVTGKYFSDCKEKRLSRGANDENKAKKLWELSENLVNLKPTDPRIY, encoded by the exons ATGAATGGTAAAACTGTAGTAATCACCGGAGGTAACGGTGGCATCGGCAAAGAAACTTCCAAAGAAATTGCCCGAAGAGGAGCAAGAGTTATCTTGGCTTGTCGCAATCTCGAAACGGCTAAAAAAGCCAGAG ATGAAATCGTCGCTGAAACCAATAATCAAAACGTGATCGTCAAAAAGTTGGACTTGTCCTCGCAAGAGTCCATTCGCGAGTTTGCTGCGGAGATTATACGATCGGAACCTCGTCTTGACGTGCTCCTCCACAATGCGGGAATGGCCGCGAATAAGATACAAATGACGGAAGACAACATCGAGCTAACAATGGCAACCAATCACTTCGGGCCATTCTTGCTCACCCACCTACTAATTG atttgcttaaaaaatcaGCCCCAAGTCGCGTTGTAGTTGTCGCTTCGGAGCTCTATCGTTTGGTCTCGCTAAACTTGGACAACATCAACCCGACAAGGACGTGGTTCGTCCCGCGCCTCTACTACATATCTAAATACGCCAACATTTGCTTCACTAAAGAACTGGCCCGTCAGCTTGATGGTACAGGAGTTACAGCTAATTGTTTGCATCCAGGCCTTGTGGACACGGGAATTTGGGAAAGCGCTCCAGCTGTTTTTCGTTGGCCTTTGAAACTAGTAGtcaaaactttatttaaaactCCGGTTCAAGGATGCAAAACTAGTGTTTACGTTGCATGCTCGGAAGAGGTTGAAGGAGTCACGgggaaatatttttccgacTGTAAAGAGAAACGACTTAGTAGAGGTGCGAACGACGAGAACAAGGCTAAAAAGCTGTGGGAGTTGTCAGAGAATCTGGTAAATTTAAAACCAACTGACCCACGGATTTATTAG